One stretch of Nitrososphaerota archaeon DNA includes these proteins:
- a CDS encoding radical SAM protein — MKENFLERKILSLLRPDSYTVWQNEEVKKRLNWYYKVMKNEKPAKFLICKKIPIEIDLKENNEELWKEHEKASKTFNQIYNKIKKNELKLEELENPEQNFLELKIELVKRMLKNCCYCERRCGKNREKGEKGFCELNEKTRVATYFLHTGEEAPLVPSGTIFFTSCNFHCVGCQNWDISTDPLNGVEVNPRKLALISKELRVKGALNINYVGGEPTPNLHTIIESLNFLNINVPLLWNSNMYCSLETMKILVELIDIWLPDFKYGNDECAWRISQVKNYTEIVKRNHLIAHENGDIIIRHLVLPNHIECCTRPILEWISKNLPNALVNVMQQWRPEHYVAQYPEKYPDIARRLTREEILKAYKIAKELNIVFEPVS; from the coding sequence ATGAAGGAAAATTTTTTAGAGAGAAAAATATTATCATTATTAAGACCAGATAGTTATACTGTATGGCAAAATGAAGAAGTAAAAAAGAGACTTAATTGGTATTATAAAGTAATGAAGAATGAAAAACCAGCAAAATTTTTAATATGTAAAAAAATTCCAATAGAAATAGACTTAAAAGAAAATAATGAAGAATTATGGAAAGAACATGAAAAAGCATCTAAAACTTTTAATCAAATATATAATAAAATAAAGAAAAATGAATTAAAATTAGAAGAATTAGAAAATCCAGAACAAAATTTTTTAGAATTAAAAATAGAATTAGTAAAAAGAATGCTAAAAAATTGCTGTTATTGTGAAAGAAGATGTGGGAAAAATAGAGAAAAAGGAGAGAAAGGCTTTTGTGAATTAAATGAAAAAACAAGAGTAGCAACATATTTTTTACATACAGGTGAAGAGGCACCTTTGGTTCCAAGTGGAACAATATTTTTTACAAGTTGTAACTTTCATTGTGTAGGTTGTCAAAATTGGGATATTTCAACAGATCCATTAAATGGAGTTGAAGTAAATCCTCGTAAATTAGCATTAATTTCAAAAGAATTAAGAGTGAAAGGTGCATTAAATATTAATTATGTTGGAGGAGAACCAACTCCAAATTTACATACGATTATAGAATCGTTAAATTTTCTTAATATAAATGTTCCATTACTATGGAATAGTAACATGTATTGTAGTTTGGAAACAATGAAAATATTAGTAGAATTAATAGACATATGGCTTCCAGATTTCAAATATGGTAATGATGAATGTGCATGGAGAATTTCTCAAGTTAAAAATTATACCGAAATAGTTAAGAGAAATCATTTAATAGCTCATGAAAATGGAGATATAATTATAAGACATTTAGTACTCCCAAACCATATAGAATGTTGTACTCGTCCAATTTTAGAATGGATATCTAAAAATTTACCCAATGCTCTTGTAAATGTAATGCAACAATGGCGTCCTGAACATTATGTTGCTCAATATCCTGAAAAATATCCAGATATTGCTAGGAGATTAACAAGAGAAGAAATATTAAAAGCATATAAAATTGCTAAAGAATTAAATATTGTTTTCGAACCAGTGTCATAA
- a CDS encoding phosphoenolpyruvate carboxykinase (GTP): MQKMNAYIEILQSRMDKNNYEKLCAIIDPRIHKFIAEAAELCNPKNIFICDNSEKDKAYIRNQAIVTGEEKPLAIPGHTVHFDGQYDQGRDREVTKYLVPKWDYLSKNINQIDREEGLIEIKSLLKNSMQGRTMIVCFASLGPPNSIFSIPCIECTDSWYVAHSINLLYHSAYEMFKQKEIQNFEIFRVLHSAGKMDENMISIEPEKKRIYIDYIENTIYSVNTQYAGNTIGFKKLALRLAIRKADREGWLAEHMMITGVYGPNGRKTYFAGAFPSACGKTSTAMIPGNTIMGDDIAFLRNINGICRIVNAEFGIFGILQDINPIDDPLIWEVLTNPGEVIFSNVLVKDGKPYWLGMGCEIPNEGINFTGYWKKGKVNDKGEEIPPAHKNARYTISLKALKNCDPELDNPLGVELGGIIYGCRDARAYVPVQQSFNWEHGIIAYGASLETETTFAIVEEEGKYEINIMSIQDFISIPIGKYIHNILEFGKKLKKQPLIFGVNYFLRDRKTGEYVNDKRDKQVWIKWMEYRVHNEVEAIKTPTGLIPKYEDLRKLFKEVRGIDYTKEDYIKQFTIRVNENLAKIKRVEEFYQNNIPDAPYELFQILNQQRERLIKAKEDFGEYISPFNFEE, encoded by the coding sequence ATGCAAAAAATGAATGCCTATATTGAAATATTACAATCTAGAATGGATAAAAATAATTATGAAAAACTTTGTGCAATAATTGATCCTAGAATTCATAAATTTATTGCCGAAGCTGCTGAACTTTGTAATCCTAAAAATATTTTTATTTGCGACAATTCTGAAAAAGATAAAGCTTATATACGAAATCAAGCAATCGTTACTGGTGAAGAAAAACCTTTAGCAATTCCTGGACATACTGTTCATTTTGATGGACAATATGATCAAGGAAGAGATCGTGAAGTTACAAAGTATCTTGTACCAAAATGGGATTATTTAAGTAAGAATATTAATCAAATTGATCGTGAGGAAGGATTAATAGAAATAAAAAGTTTACTTAAAAATTCTATGCAAGGACGTACAATGATTGTTTGTTTTGCTTCATTAGGCCCTCCCAATTCTATATTTAGTATTCCTTGTATAGAATGTACAGATTCTTGGTATGTAGCTCATTCTATTAATTTGCTTTATCATTCAGCTTATGAAATGTTTAAACAAAAAGAAATTCAAAATTTTGAAATATTTCGTGTATTACACTCTGCAGGAAAAATGGATGAAAATATGATAAGCATAGAACCAGAAAAGAAACGCATTTATATCGATTATATTGAAAATACTATATATAGTGTTAATACTCAATATGCTGGTAATACTATTGGATTTAAGAAATTAGCTCTTCGTCTTGCTATACGTAAAGCTGATAGAGAAGGATGGTTGGCAGAACACATGATGATTACAGGAGTATATGGCCCAAATGGTCGTAAAACATATTTTGCTGGAGCTTTTCCAAGCGCATGTGGTAAGACTTCTACTGCTATGATTCCAGGTAATACTATTATGGGAGATGATATTGCTTTTCTTCGAAATATTAATGGTATTTGCCGTATAGTAAATGCTGAATTTGGAATTTTTGGAATTCTTCAAGATATTAATCCTATTGATGATCCATTAATTTGGGAAGTACTTACAAATCCTGGTGAAGTTATTTTCTCAAATGTACTAGTAAAAGATGGAAAACCTTATTGGTTAGGCATGGGTTGCGAAATACCTAATGAAGGAATAAATTTTACCGGATATTGGAAAAAAGGTAAAGTTAATGATAAAGGTGAAGAAATTCCACCAGCTCATAAAAATGCTCGTTATACAATATCTCTTAAAGCATTAAAAAATTGTGATCCTGAATTAGATAATCCTTTAGGAGTTGAATTAGGAGGCATAATTTATGGTTGTCGTGATGCTAGGGCTTATGTTCCAGTTCAACAAAGTTTTAATTGGGAACATGGAATTATTGCTTATGGTGCATCATTGGAAACAGAAACAACTTTTGCTATTGTAGAAGAAGAAGGTAAATATGAAATAAACATAATGAGTATTCAAGATTTTATTTCTATTCCTATAGGCAAGTATATTCATAATATTTTAGAATTTGGAAAGAAACTTAAGAAACAACCTCTTATTTTTGGAGTTAATTATTTCTTGAGAGATAGAAAAACGGGCGAATATGTAAATGATAAAAGAGATAAGCAAGTATGGATAAAATGGATGGAATATAGAGTACATAATGAAGTTGAAGCTATAAAAACTCCTACTGGATTAATCCCTAAATATGAAGATTTAAGAAAGTTATTTAAAGAAGTGCGTGGTATAGATTATACGAAAGAAGATTATATTAAACAATTTACTATTCGTGTTAATGAGAATCTAGCTAAAATTAAGCGAGTAGAAGAATTTTATCAAAATAATATTCCTGATGCTCCATATGAACTTTTTCAAATATTAAATCAGCAACGTGAAAGATTGATAAAAGCTAAAGAAGATTTTGGTGAATATATTTCACCTTTTAATTTTGAAGAATAA
- a CDS encoding Gfo/Idh/MocA family oxidoreductase, protein MKEKLGIGYIGAGFVTNTYHIPSWRNIRNAEIKAICAAHEETAKYSANLCKEIGVGKPKVYTNIREMVNDPNVDAIWITTPHYLRIPIMEVIAEEVLQGKSNLIGIACEKPLARNVKEAKEMLNLVKKCGLLHGYLENYVFAPPIIKGKEVLWKRGIPIAGRPYLIRCAEEHSGPHKAWFWDGKRQGGGALIDMICHSHESARSLIIGPEDEKKDLKPLTISAEIACLKWIRPKYIEILKNMTKGEIDYSKSPAEDYAVSMVLYEAPDGSLCMIEATSSWCFVGPGLRMSVEVLGPEYFMQVNTLNPELFIFFSREIKGEAGKDLIEKQTADHGLMPVLPDDCYTYGFVNENRHMVESFLAGKMPMENWEDGLFIIEILMASYMAAEKGKKLKFPPEGLDEYIPKVAKGEWNAKSVIEVPSK, encoded by the coding sequence TTGAAAGAAAAACTTGGAATAGGCTATATTGGAGCAGGATTTGTCACGAATACTTATCATATACCATCTTGGAGAAATATAAGGAATGCTGAAATAAAAGCAATATGTGCAGCTCATGAAGAAACTGCGAAATATTCTGCAAATCTTTGCAAAGAAATTGGAGTTGGAAAACCAAAAGTTTATACAAATATTAGAGAAATGGTAAATGATCCTAATGTAGATGCTATATGGATAACTACTCCACACTATCTTAGAATACCTATAATGGAAGTAATAGCTGAAGAAGTATTACAAGGTAAAAGCAATTTAATAGGAATTGCATGTGAAAAACCATTAGCAAGAAATGTAAAGGAAGCAAAAGAAATGTTAAATCTTGTAAAAAAATGTGGATTATTGCATGGATATTTAGAAAATTATGTATTTGCACCACCAATAATTAAAGGAAAAGAAGTTTTATGGAAAAGAGGAATTCCTATTGCTGGAAGACCATATCTTATAAGATGTGCTGAAGAACATAGTGGTCCACATAAAGCTTGGTTTTGGGATGGAAAAAGACAAGGTGGAGGAGCATTAATAGATATGATATGCCATAGTCATGAATCTGCAAGGTCTTTAATAATAGGTCCAGAAGATGAAAAGAAAGATTTAAAACCATTAACTATTTCAGCTGAAATAGCTTGTCTTAAATGGATAAGACCAAAATATATTGAAATTTTGAAAAATATGACAAAGGGAGAAATAGATTATTCTAAATCTCCTGCAGAAGATTATGCAGTTTCAATGGTTTTATATGAAGCACCAGATGGTTCATTATGTATGATCGAAGCAACAAGTTCATGGTGTTTTGTAGGACCAGGATTAAGAATGAGTGTAGAAGTTCTAGGTCCAGAATATTTTATGCAAGTTAATACATTAAATCCAGAGCTTTTTATATTCTTTAGTAGAGAAATAAAAGGTGAAGCTGGAAAAGATTTAATAGAAAAACAAACTGCAGATCATGGATTAATGCCAGTTTTACCAGATGATTGTTATACTTATGGATTTGTTAATGAAAATAGACATATGGTTGAAAGTTTCTTAGCTGGAAAAATGCCTATGGAAAATTGGGAAGATGGATTATTTATTATAGAAATCCTTATGGCTAGTTATATGGCTGCTGAAAAAGGAAAGAAACTTAAGTTTCCACCAGAAGGATTAGATGAATATATTCCAAAAGTTGCTAAAGGAGAATGGAATGCTAAAAGTGTTATAGAAGTACCTTCTAAGTAA